In a single window of the Acyrthosiphon pisum isolate AL4f chromosome X, pea_aphid_22Mar2018_4r6ur, whole genome shotgun sequence genome:
- the LOC103308052 gene encoding condensin complex subunit 3-like, with amino-acid sequence MASKKSFIKLFEKAGEVGPQPNLLKILKDKFIDKNWEEFCAPFMDSTMSVIVSQTPIQCVTVNNMIKFAANGLSILSEHSTKDERSGWYLISEFFQLFRKYGNSNDKAIRWRFCLFLNHLLNHMTEGTVLSVELCDVATMLLLDRLQDKKPDVRAQAVLALSLLQNPDNPKICPIVKQFIFHMTRDSSAEVRTVIVKKIAMFNNVIDEMLKNTLFDVSDNVRREAFNRFLEYPFSRFSSKQRQTILEIGLEDKNESIISLVKKRFLESWLDKCNNDFVVLLNNLGVENEIVCEKALNIIFETYYDSQVLDFINEYLNSDSRMIALDKLSVEKIFLWKCIAKYLTTEKKIELARNQGHVEDYYLDILLPDLTKFSDYIRDYYFNTTDTNEFILIQLLEMTSVFPIDDVGAESLNKLCLDLIMDDQLSVKPIKSVAVLFGLTFKNGKDLLNYVKQILNKFQTITIDIYPLLDKVGTQELLEYQVKSLTDKIEDLLKNESPNTMEIQELIFEKKKLKKQYKKINVLPEEKILVDMAVKNVLKVFELVFQVQQLPKVGIELSLLTDIVQNIIVGYLECSKVNIRMEAIRSLSPYLLVNNVPAAKVHMITLCNEIAKPMTDKHLLFKIMFELLMRYDLKTFDINDDLDTGEEYEDDFCVNNILPLLVNCIDYDVDDSSFKSVIVKGFCNLLIFKKVKSISLLSKLLLLWFIRLSRETFSICNHLVKFFTSYVFYIDSSSSALAMCYVPVLKEINEYNLADTLGIKMYEVNSTLMNLTRGLMYKNEKKAINAHGELACYILDYILDENQPYTAMLVDTLYKLEIDFDNNDEFVNTIGSKLLLKKESFLIKINEKKVDTTEKEVDVTEKELDSTEMDKGQTQTPSTVNEEPVMMEVHEDLFTEENVINLSSDDEDNGIEGFQSTKLNEMKRLSEVFKRSFNGIKYELTSDDSD; translated from the exons atggcCTCAAAGAAatcatttatcaaattgtttgAGAAGGCAGGCGAAGTTGGTCCACAGCCAAATTTGCTGAAAATTCTTAAAGACAAATTTATTGATAAGAATTGGGAAGAATTTTGTGCACCGTTCATGGATTCAACTATGTCTGTTATAGTTTCACAAACCCCCATCCAATGTGTAACAGTCAACAATATGATTAAGTTTGCTGCTAATGGTTTATCTATATTATCTGAACACTCGACCAAGGACGAACGCAGTGGTTGGTATTTGATATCCGAGTTTTTCCAATTGTTTCGTAAGTATGGGAATTCCAACGATAAAGCTATCAGATGGAGGTTTTGTCTATTTCTTAACCACTTGTTGAATCACATGACTGAAGGAACAGTATTATCTGTAGAACTATGTGACGTTGCAACAATGTTGTTGTTGGACCGCTTGCAAGACAAGAAACCAGATGTTCGAGCACAAGCTGTTCTTGCTCTAAGTCTGTTGCAAAATCCAGACAATCCTAAAATATGTCCCATTGTTAAACAATTCATATTCCATATGACTCGTGATTCTAGTGCTGAAGTTAGGAcagttattgttaaaaaaatcgcAATGTTTAACAATGTTATTGATGAAATGttgaaaaacacattatttGATGTTAGTGATAATGTCAGAAGAGAAGCTTTCAATCGTTTCTTGGAATATCCATTTTCAAGGTTTTCATCCAAGCAAAGACAAACAATATTGGAAATAGGGTTGGAAGATAAAAATGAATCTATTATATCATTAGTGAAAAAACGGTTTTTGGAGAGCTGGTTAGATAAGTGtaataatgattttgtagtGTTATTGAACAATTTGGGAGTGGAAAATGAAATTGTATGCGAAAAAgctctgaatataatatttgagacCTATTATGATAGTCAGGTTTTggattttataaatgaatatttaaattcagaCTCACGAATGATTGCACTTGATAAATTAAGTGtagaaaaaatttttctttggaAATGCATAGCCAAATATTTAACTaccgagaaaaaaattgaattagcTCGCAACCAAGGACATGTTGAAGACTATTACcttgatattttattaccagATTTGACAAAGTTTTCTGATTATATACGcgactattattttaatactacggATACTAAtgaatttatacttatacagttGTTGGAAATGACTAGTGTATTTCCAATAGATGATGTCGGGGCAGAAAGTCTAAACAAACTTTGCTTAGATTTAATAATGGATGATCAATTGTCTGTAAAGCCAATAAAATCTGTGGCAGTATTGTTTGGTTTGACTTTCAAAAATGGTAAAGaccttttaaattatgttaaacaaatcttaaataaatttcaaacaataaCAATTGATATCTACCCTTTACTTGATAAAGTTGGTACTCAAGAATTGTTAGAATATCAAGTTAAATCACTAACTGATAAAATTGaagatttattgaaaaatgaatcCCCAAATACAATGGAAATACAAGAGTTAATATTTGAaaagaagaaattaaaaaaacagtataaaaaaataaatgtattgccaGAAGAAAAGATATTAGTAGATATGGCTGTGAAAAATGTACTTAAGGTCTTTGAACTGGTTTTTCAAGTTCAACAATTACCAAAAGTTGGTATTGAACTTTCCCTATTAACAGATATTGTTCAGAATATTATTGTTGGATACTTGGAATGCTCTAAGGTTAACATACGAATGGAAGCAATTCGCTCTCTTTCACCATACTTATTGGTAAATAATGTTCCTGCAGCCAAAGTACACATGATTACTTTATGTAATGAAATAGCAAAACCTATGACTGATAAGCActtgttattcaaaataatgtttgaatTGCTTATGCGTTATGACCTCAAAACTTTTGATATAAATGATGACTTGGACACAGGTGAAGAATATGAAGACGACTTTTgtgttaacaatattttaccattattagTTAACTGTATTGATTATGATGTCGATGATAGTAGTTTTAAGTCAGTGATTGTAAAAGGTTTTTGcaacttattgatatttaaaaaagttaaatccATCAGTTTACTATCTAAACTTTTGTTACTATGGTTTATTCGTTTATCACGAGAAACATTCAGTATATGCAATCATTTGGTGAAATTCTTTACATCTTATGTGTTTTACATTGATTCAAGTAGTAGTGCATTGGCCATGTGCTATGTTCCAGTGTTAAAAGAGatcaatgaatacaatttagcGGATACGTTGGGTATCAAAATGTATGAAGTGAACTCAACTTTAATGAACCTCACTCGAGGACTCATGTACAAGAATGAAAAAAAGGCTATTAATGCTCATGGTGAACTGGCATGTTACATACTTGATTATATACTAGACGAAAACCAGCCCTACACAGCTATGTTAGTAGATACTCTGTACAAGTTagaaattgattttgataacaATGACGAATTTGTAAACACAATTGGCTCAAAATTGTTGCTT AAAAAGGAatcttttttgataaaaatcaatgaaaagAAAGTTGATACCACTGAAAAGGAAGTTGATGTCACTGAAAAGGAACTTGATTCCACGGAAATGGATAAAGGGCAGACTCAAACACCTTCGACCGTTAACGAAGAACCGGTCATGATGGAAGTTCATGAAGATTTGTTTACAgaagaaaatgtaataaacttgAGTAGTGATGATGAAGACAACGGCATAGAAGGATTTCAGAGTACAAAACTGAATGAAATGAAACGTTTGTCAGAAGTTTTCAAAAGAAGTTTCAAcggaataaaatatgaattaacttCAGATGATAgcgattaa